The Corvus moneduloides isolate bCorMon1 chromosome 25, bCorMon1.pri, whole genome shotgun sequence genome includes a window with the following:
- the LOC116455768 gene encoding olfactory receptor 14J1-like, with amino-acid sequence MSNSSSISHFLLLPLADTRQLQLLHFCLFLGISLAALLGNGLIISAGACGQHLHSPMFFFLLSLALTDLGSICTTVPKAMHNSLWGTSHISYSACAAQVFFFLFFLSAEYFLLTIMCYERYVSICKALHYGTLLGSRACAHMAAAAWAGAFLYALMHTANTFSLPLGQGNALGQFFCEIPHILKLSCSKSHLRELGLIAVSGCLVFGCFVFIVFSYVQIFRAVLRIPSEQGRHKAFSTCFPHLAVLSLFLSTILFAHLKPPSISSPSLDVALSVLYSVVPPALNPLIYSLRNQELRDTLRKTMTGFFSSNEVPVLFSTAAV; translated from the coding sequence ATGTccaacagcagctccatcagccacttcctcctgctgccattGGCAGACACgcggcagctgcagctcctgcacttctGCCTCTTCCTGGGCATCTCCCTGGCTGCCCTCCTGGGCAACGGCCTCATCATCAGCGCCGGAGCCTGCGGccagcacctgcacagccccatgttcttcttcctgctcagcctggccctCACCGACCTGGGCTCCATCTGCACCACTGTCCCCAAGGCCATGCACAATTCCCTCTGGGGCACCAGCCACATCTCCTACTCAGCATGTGCTGCtcaggtgtttttctttctgttcttcctctcaGCAGAGTATTTCCTCCTCACCATCATGTGCTATGAGCGCTACGTGTCCATCTGCAAAGCCCTGCACTACGGGAccctcctgggcagcagagcttgtgcccacatggcagcagctgcctgggccgGTGCCTTTCTCTACGCTCTCATGCACACGGCCAATAcattttccctgcccctgggccAGGGCAATGCCCTGGGCCAGTTCTTCTGTGAAATCCCACACATCCTCAAGCTCTCCTGCTCCAAATCCCACCTCAGGGAACTTGGGCTCATCGCTGTCAGTGGCTGTTTGGTGTTTGGCTGTTTTGTGTTCATTGTTTTCTCCTATGTGCAGATCTTCAGGGCCGTGCTGAGGATCCCCTCTGAGCAGGGCCGGCACAAAGCCTTTTCCACGTGCTTCCCTCACCTGGCCGTGCTCTCTCTGTTCCTCAGCACTATTTTGTTTGCTCACCTGAAGCCCCCCTCCATCTCCTCGCCATCCCTGGATGTGGCCCTGTCAGTTCTGTACTCGGTGGTGCCTCCAGCCCTGAACCCCCTCATCTACAGCCTGAGGAACCAGGAGCTCAGGGATACCCTGAGGAAAACGATGACTGGATTTTTCAGCAGCAATGAAGTGCCGGTTTTGttctccacagctgcagtgtAA
- the LOC116455578 gene encoding LOW QUALITY PROTEIN: uncharacterized protein LOC116455578 (The sequence of the model RefSeq protein was modified relative to this genomic sequence to represent the inferred CDS: inserted 2 bases in 2 codons), translating into MNCGEEPPSPRLCPEGAARGSSAPTPGLGARSCRCSPGTSRDKNSIQAFAAVAATLSVPWTFHGPWTSRVPRLFRVPRVFHVRPVCSRTLPATPSCCQLHSASSQFLPVALRVVPVARSVTSVTQFWSQRVPVLVLVLVYPGVPVCPSPSQPVPVRPGPFPAAAAFSRILPLPPPELPPDAPQDADGDRGLRVGLRPLGLGLGLHLREEAPRSPRTPIPGLGSHPALPYPAPITPAPLPGHSASPSPQSPIFPYPETPRTPIRAFPSTQPLLSSTLSTPGTPIRSHPGFPRPVLGLGSLGALGAPIPGYRDPLNPTHPTSTHPQPALFSVPEPSNPLPGSPSSPSSPFPSPVTPQTTNLRVPPALLSLRYPHVAVPEPGPGLPQFVSMGSLDGIPSRRRRSERGQAEPQAPGMAAGAERGSWDPRSRHSERHRHGATRKPEMLQDRHSQSGAEESANYLGHTCLECLRKHVRYGREALECEESPDVHVSGKAEHGILTLSCHAYGFYPSTIGISWMKGMKSGIVPNRDSTFHPWAGIEEEREQHRCWVEHLGMPEIGIFSWEPESSGNLTPVVAVSXIAAIGVILLIGFXVWKLQSVSPPKLLLEWGVGAECWCPPACSRSSGEGSSGVPQHLGSPEIWGEPPGPPRISLNTLTLPVRSEKVHTRHGVPSSVTGIAQLRCPSSLWGDPALSHRGPARPRCPESSRAAAAGTEQGQEEEEAGQRRRKRRHGGKKEEPEQAEEAPGAGSALWIRSRSGREHRPPRIPQVPGEGELGPNMPGGVFGGGRDIWSSQGIDLGLAVSCSLSGRAARCLELAGLQRRAADAPGADIGGSREVFLGVLVAVAAEPRRGRGDAGPPAVGVGLPGPGPPSCAGAPWGRRGAGGGGGTPVLGSPGRAAASLSGTPERGEPQEPKAGSPRGGTPGIGGTPAGGSGGCRGGTITH; encoded by the exons atgaacTGCGGGgaggagccccccagcccccggcTGTGCCCCGAAGGTGCTGCCCGCggctcctctgctcccacccccGGGCTGGGGGCGCGGAGCTGCCGCTGCTCCCCGGGAACGTCACGGGATAAAAACTCCATTCAAGCTTTTGCAGCCGTGGCAGCGACGCTCAGCGTTCCTTGGACCTTCCATGGCCCGTGGACATCCCGTGTCCCTCGGCTGTTCCGCGTCCCCCGGGTGTTCCATGTTCGCCCAGTTTGTTCCCGCACGCTCCCAGccactcccagctgctgccagctgcactCAGCAAGCTCCCAGTTTCTCCCAGTCGCCCTCAGAGTGGTCCCTGTTGCTCGCAGTGTGACCTCTGTTACCCAGTTCTGGTCCCAGAGGGTTCCGGTCCTGGTTCTGGTCCTGGTGTATCCCGGTGTCCCAGTCtgtcccagtccatcccagcctgtcccagtccGTCCCGGCCCCTTCCCGGCAGCTGCCGCCTTTTCCCGGATCCTGCCCCTCCCGCCCCCGGAGCTGCCGCCGGACGCCCCCCAAGATGCTGACGGGGACCGGGGGCTTCGTGTTGGGCTTCGTCCTCTTGGGCTGGGGCTCGGCCTCCACCTGCGGGAGGAG GCACCGCGATCCCCCAGAACCCCCATTCCTGGGCTTGGGTCCCACCCTGCACTCCCTTATCCGGCACCCATAACCCCGGCACCCCTTCCCGGCCATTccgcctctcccagcccccagagccccatTTTCCCTTACCCAGAGACCCCCCGGACCCCTATTCGTGCCtttcccagcacccagcccctcCTTTCCTCAACACTGAGCACACCCGGCACCCCTATTCGCAGCCATCCCGGCTTTCCCCgccctgtgctgggactggggtcactgggggcCCTTGGAGCCCCCATTCCTGGATACAGGGACCCCCTTAACCCCACCCATCCCACCTCTAcccacccccagcctgccctTTTCTCAGTCCCGGAACCCTCAAACCCCCTTCCCggctctcccagctctcccagttcCCCCTTTCCTTCACCCGTGACCCCCCAGACCACAAATCTCCGTGTCCCCCCAGCTCTCCTGTCCCTGCGTTACCCGCACGTGGCGGTGCcggagcccggcccggggctCCCCCAGTTCGTGTCCATGGGGTCCCTGGATGGGATCCCCTCCCGGCGCCGCCGCAGCGAGCGGGGCCAGGCCGAACCGCAGGCGCCGGGGATGGCGGCCGGAGCCGAGCGGGGATCTTGGGATCCCCGGAGCCGGCACAGCGAGCGGCACCGGCACGGGGCCACCAGGAAGCCGGAGATGCTGCAGGACCGGCACAGCcagagcggg GCAGAGGAATCAGCAAATTACCTGGGGCACACCTGCCTGGAATGTCTCCGGAAACATGTCAGATATGGGCGGGAGGCACTGGAGTGTGAAG AGTCCCCTGATGTCCATGTGTCCGGGAAAGCGGAACACGGGATCCTGACGTTGTCCTGCCACGCGTACGGATTCTACCCCAGCACCATCGGGATCAGCTGGATGAAGGGGATGAAATCCGGGATCGTTCCCAACAGAGACAGCACCTTCCACCCCTGGGCCGGGATCGAGGAGGAGCGGGAGCAGCACCGGtgctgggtggagcatctcGGAATGCCGGAGATCGGGATCTTCTCctggg AGCCGGAATCCAGCGGGAATCTCACCCCGGTGGTTGCTGTGT TCATCGCTGCCATCGGCGTCATTCTCCTCATCGGAT GCGTCTGGAAGCTCCAATCCGTTTCCCCCCCCAAACTCCTCCTGG AGTGGGGGGTGGGGGCCGAGTGCTGGTGcccccctgcctgcagcagatcCAGCGGTGAGGGGAGTTCAGGGGTCCCTCAGCATTTGGGGTCCCCCGAGATTTGGGGTGAACCCCCCGGGCCCCCCAGGATCTCCCTGAACACGCTGACGCTGCCCGTGCGCAGCGAGAAGGTTCATACCCGGCACGGGGTCCCCAGCTCTGTCACCGGCATCGCCCAG CTCCGCTGCCCCAGCTCGCTCTGGGGTGACCCAGCCCTTTCCCAtcgtggcccggcccggccccgctgccccgagAGCTCCCGGGCCGCGGCCGCAGGCACGGAgcaagggcaggaggaggaggaggcgggacagaggaggaggaagaggaggcacggggggaagaaggaggagccGGAGCAGGCGGAGGAGGCTCCAGGTGCGGGCAGCGCTCTCTGGATCCGCAGCCGCTCGGGCCGGGAGCATCGCCCGCCCCGCATCCCGCaggtgcccggggagggggagctcggcCCAAACATGCCGGGCGGTGtttttggaggggggagggaTATTTGGAGCTCGCAGGGAATCGATTTGGGGCTCGCTGTTTCATGCTCTCTgtcggggcgggcggcgcgaTGTTTGGAGCTTGCGGGACTGCAAAGGCGAGCCGCAGATGCCCCTGGGGCGGATatcggggggtcccgggaggtgtttttgggggtgctggtggcggtggcggcagagccccggcgggggcggggggatgcGGGTCCCCCCGCGGTGGGGGTTGGGCTtcccgggccgggccctccGAGCTGTGCCGGGGCCCCGTGGGGacggcgcggggccggcgggggcggggggacacCGGTTTTGGGGAGCCCCGGGAGAGCCGCGGCTTCCCTAAGCGGGACCCCGGAGAGAGGAGAGCCCCAGGAGCCCAAAGCGGGGAGCCCGAGAGGGGGGACCCCTGGGATTGGCGGGACCCCGgcgggggggtctgggggctgcaggggcggcacg atcactcactaA